A single genomic interval of Solanum stenotomum isolate F172 unplaced genomic scaffold, ASM1918654v1 scaffold17555, whole genome shotgun sequence harbors:
- the LOC125850542 gene encoding protein TRACHEARY ELEMENT DIFFERENTIATION-RELATED 6-like, with protein MDNNFRSPPPPPPSSDQSYTIVIFVFSTFGCILLGLAILAFCTYFLKKKKKSTILIEEKEVKHIDDHVKIKEAIVEGPHGKLETIVLSVEEDLHEQDDIVRTKKELEEVHHHNFLHANNKSSEITPSALEAAHRQT; from the coding sequence ATGGATAACAACTTCCgatctccaccaccaccaccaccttcCTCTGATCAAAGCTACACCATAGTAATATTCGTTTTCTCGACGTTCGGTTGCATCTTACTTGGCCTAGCTATTCTTGCTTTTTGCACATActtcttgaagaaaaagaagaagagcaCAATActaattgaagaaaaagaagtgaaacACATTGATGATCATGTTAAAATAAAGGAAGCAATTGTTGAAGGACCTCATGGGAAACTTGAGACAATAGTACTCTCAGTGGAAGAAGATTTGCATGAACAAGATGACATTGTAAGGACAAAGAAAGAGTTAGAAGAAGTTCATCATCATAACTTCTTACATGCTAATAATAAATCTTCAGAAATTACACCTTCTGCTCTTGAAGCTGCCCATAGACAAACTTAA
- the LOC125850537 gene encoding alcohol dehydrogenase 1, protein MSTAGQVIRCKAAVAWEAGKPLVIEEVDVAPPQKHEVRLKILFTSLCHTDVYFWEAKGQTPLFPRIFGHEAGGIVESVGEGVTDLQPGDHVLPVFTGECQQCRHCKSSESNMCELLRINTDRGVMISDGQTRFSKDGKPIYHFVGTSTFSEYTVAHSGCVTKIDPQAPLDKVCVLSCGISTGLGATLNVAKPTRGSTVAIFGLGAVGLAAAEGARLAGASRIIGIDLNPSRFNDAKKFGVTEFVNPKDHDKPVQEVIAEMTDGGADRSVECTGNVNAMISAFECVHDGWGVAVLVGVPNKDDAFKTHPMNLLNERTLKGTFFGNYKPKTDLPSVVAKYMNKELELEKFITHQVPFSEINKAFDIMLKGEGLRCMITMGH, encoded by the exons ATGAGTACTGCTGGTCAGGTCATTCGCTGCAAAG CTGCGGTTGCATGGGAAGCTGGAAAGCCGTTGGTAATTGAGGAAGTGGATGTGGCACCTCCACAGAAACATGAAGTTCGCCTCAAGATTCTCTTCACCTCATTGTGCCACACTGATGTTTACTTCTGGGAAGCTAAG GGCCAAACACCTCTGTTTCCTCGAATTTTCGGACATGAAGCTGGAGG AATTGTGGAGAGTGTAGGTGAAGGTGTTACAGATCTCCAACCAGGAGATCATGTTCTTCCTGTGTTCACCGGAGAATGCCAGCAATGCCGTCACTGTAAATCATCAGAAAGCAACATGTGTGAACTCCTACGAATAAATACAGACAGAGGAGTTATGATTAGTGATGGTCAAACAAGATTTTCCAAGGATGGGAAGCCGATATACCATTTTGTTGGAACTTCCACTTTTAGTGAATACACCGTTGCTCATTCTGGTTGCGTCACCAAGATCGATCCACAGGCACCACTTGACAAAGTTTGCGTCCTGAGTTGCGGAATCTCAACAG GACTTGGTGCAACTCTGAATGTTGCCAAACCTACTAGAGGTTCTACTGTGGCTATTTTTGGTTTGGGAGCTGTTGGCCTTGCT GCTGCTGAAGGAGCTAGGCTAGCTGGGGCTTCTAGGATCATTGGCATTGATTTGAATCCCAGCAGATTCAATGATG CCAAGAAATTCGGTGTCACAGAGTTTGTGAATCCAAAAGATCATGATAAGCCTGTCCAGGAG GTAATCGCTGAGATGACCGATGGAGGTGCTGACCGGAGTGTAGAGTGTACTGGAAATGTCAATGCTATGATCTCCGCTTTTGAATGTGTTCATGAT GGTTGGGGTGTGGCTGTGCTTGTTGGCGTGCCAAACAAAGACGATGCATTCAAAACTCATCCCATGAATCTGTTGAATGAGAGGACACTCAAGGGCACCTTCTTTGGCAACTACAAACCCAAAACTGACCTTCCATCTGTGGTGGCCAAGTACATGAATAAG GAACTAGAGCTGGAGAAGTTCATCACCCATCAAGTACCATTTTCAGAGATAAACAAAGCATTTGACATTATGCTGAAAGGGGAAGGCCTGCGTTGTATGATCACTATGGGACATTGA
- the LOC125850555 gene encoding protein TRACHEARY ELEMENT DIFFERENTIATION-RELATED 7A-like produces MANNLNNFQFPYFLTHPPPPPLHPISPPPPPPHPTSPPPHLHPPPPPPHPHPPPYVPPPSPPHNYIIIIFIFSTFGCILLGIAILAFCSCFLKKKKKSTMIIEEKEVKHIDDHVKMKEAIVEGPHGKLETIVLSIEEDLHEKDDIISRAVNMG; encoded by the coding sequence ATGGCAAACAATTTGAATAACTTCCAATTCCCATATTTCCTTACCCATCCACCACCCCCTCCTCTTCATCCCATCTCTCCACCACCCCCTCCTCCTCATCCCACCTCCCCACCACCTCACCTCCACCCTCCTCCTCCACCACCTCACCCTCATCCTCCACCATATGTTCCACCACCATCACCACCTCACAATTACATCATAATAATATTCATTTTCTCGACGTTCGGTTGCATTTTACTTGGTATAGCTATTCTAGCTTTCTGCTCATGcttcttgaagaaaaagaagaagagtacAATGATAATTGAAGAGAAAGAAGTGAAACACATTGATGATCATGTTAAAATGAAGGAAGCAATTGTTGAAGGACCTCATGGGAAACTTGAGACAATAGTACTCTCAATTGAAGAAGATTTGCATGAAAAGGATGATATTATaagtagagctgtcaatatgggctag
- the LOC125850545 gene encoding maltose excess protein 1-like, chloroplastic, with the protein MAGSLLPVGKAVLRSRQPSNCYTFNADLQHPKSIPILPLYKKRVKQNNTLNKLVLLSPLVCQYRLKPVSALDSDVPRPIDQSSEDLKSSESFKQWDSLTAKFAGAANIPFLILQLPQIILNARNLLAGNQAALFAVPWLGMFTGLLGNLSLLSYFIKKRETEVAVVQTLGVVTIYIVISQLAMAGSMPLPHYAVTSVVIACGLVVNFMNYFHLLNPVIWRYWEDFITIAGLSALPQVMWSTFIPYVPNTILPGAVAFVLAILAVFMSRTGKLPEKGIKFVGSLSGWTATLLFMWMPVSQMWTNLLNPDNIKGLSALSMLLAMIGNGLMIPRALFTRDLMWFTGSTWACVFYGWGNLVCLYCCKVISREFFLASTTAFVAWLVFSFWRDTQVYGYNSPLKSLKELISGS; encoded by the exons ATGGCTGGATCTTTGTTGCCAGTGGGTAAGGCAGTCCTACGTTCCCGCCAACCCTCCAACTGTTATACCTTCAATGCTGATCTCCAGCATCCAAAGTCAATTCCAATTCTCCCTCTATATAAGAAAAGAGTCAAACAAAACAATACTTTGAACAAATTGGTGCTCTTAAGTCCATTAGTTTGCCAATACCGGTTAAAACCGGTTTCTGCGCTTGACTCAGATGTTCCCCGCCCTATTGATCAG AGTTCTGAAGATTTAAAGAGTAGCGAGAGCTTTAAGCAATGGGATTCATTGACTGCAAAATTTGCAGGAGCTGCAAATATTCCGTTTCTCATATTACAACTGCCTCAAATAATACTCAATGCTCGTAACCTTCTAGCAGGAAATCAAGCTGCATTATTTGCTGTTCCATGGCTG GGGATGTTCACTGGATTGCTTGGTAATTTGTCTTTGCTATCATATTTTATTAAGAAGAGGGAGACGGAAGTGGCTGTTGTGCAAACTTTGGGCGTCGTGACCATTTATATTGTGATATCACAACTAGCCATGGCTGGATCTATGCCTTTACCTCATTATGCAGTCACTTCTGTTGTTATTGCCTGTGGTCTTGTTGTGAACTTCATGAACTACTTCCACTTGCTCAATCCTGTAATCTGGCGTTATTGGGAGGATTTCATTACTATTGCTGGCTTATCTGCGCTTCCCCAA GTCATGTGGTCAACTTTCATCCCATATGTTCCAAATACCATCTTGCCTGGTGCTGTAGCTTTCGTTCTGGCTATCCTAGCTGTCTTTATG TCTCGGACTGGGAAACTTCCAGAGAAGGGTATCAAGTTTGTAGGATCATTATCTGGATGGACTGCCACTCTTCTTTTCATGTGGATGCCAGTTTCACAAATG TGGACAAACCTTCTAAATCCAGATAATATAAAAGGTTTATCAGCTCTTTCGATGCTGCTTGCAATGATCGGGAATGGACTCATGATTCCACGAGCACTCTTTACTCGGGATTTGATGTG GTTCACTGGTTCAACTTGGGCATGTGTTTTTTATGGATGGGGAAACCTTGTCTGCTTATATTG CTGCAAAGTTATAAGCAGGGAATTTTTCTTGGCTTCAACAACTGCCTTTGTAGCATGGCTGG TGTTCAGCTTCTGGAGAGACACACAAGTATATGGTTATAATTCTCCGTTGAAATCGTTGAAGGAACTGATTTCTGGTTCATAA